TCGGCGTGCCGGTCATCGCCGCCACGCTCGCCATCAGCCACAGCACCGACAGCGCCATGCCCATGGCGGCCAGCGCGGCCAGCACCCATCGCTGCCCCGCCATGCCCATCGCCCACCAGAACAACGGCAGGCCCATGAGCATGGCAAGGTCCAGCATCAGCGCGAAGCGCGCGCCGATCAAAGCCCCCTCGGTCATCGCGGCTTACTTGACCGTGAAGCTGTAGCCGCCTTCCATCTTGTGCTGGTCGGCGCCGACGATATGCCATTTCAGGTCATAGCTGCCGGCGGGCAGCGCGCGGGGCAAGGTAACGATCAGCGTCTTGCCGTCCGGGCCGACGCTGGTCTTGAAGCCCTTGATCGGCATCGGTTCGTGACTGGCCATGCCCGGCATCCCGGTCATCGTCAGGTCCACGCCGCTCATCGGCGCCAGGAAGGTTTCGGAAAAGGTCAGCGTCAGCCGGGTCGGCTTGGCGATGGTCGCATTGGCGGCCGGGTTGGCCGAAACGAGCTTGCTGTGCGCACTCGCCACGCCG
The window above is part of the Sphingobium sp. BYY-5 genome. Proteins encoded here:
- the copC gene encoding copper homeostasis periplasmic binding protein CopC, translated to MTRYFLTAAAAFALALPGVASAHSKLVSANPAANATIAKPTRLTLTFSETFLAPMSGVDLTMTGMPGMASHEPMPIKGFKTSVGPDGKTLIVTLPRALPAGSYDLKWHIVGADQHKMEGGYSFTVK